TCGCCTCCACCAGCGCTGGATCGCACTCGGGCGTAGGAATGATTTCCAGCAGGCGCATGTAGCGCGGCGGGTTAAAGAAATGAGTTCCAAACCAGCTGCGACGAAAATCTTCAGAAAAGCCTTGCGCGATGCTGGCAACCGGCAGACCGCTGGTATTGGTGGTCACGATGGTGCCCGCGCGGCGCACCGCTTCAACTTTCTGCAACAGCGCGCGCTTAACGTTGAGGTCTTCGAGGACGGCCTCAATGATCCAGTCGGCGTTCGCCAACATCTTCAGATCGTCTTCGAAATTTCCCACCGTAACCAGCTTCGCCAGCGCCGGGTCAAAGAAGGCGGCAGGCTTCGACTTGCGCGCCGCTTCCAGTCCAGCCGCTGCGATGCGGTTGCGCTCTTCCTTTTGCGCGCCGGGCGGCACAATGTCGAGCAGGGACGTGGGCACGCCAGCATTGGCTAGATGGGCGGCGATGCGGGCGCCCATGGTCCCGGCGCCAAGCACGGCGACTCTTTGAATATTTTTTGTCATTTGCTTCGGTTGCTAGAGGATAACCCGGCCGAGCAGATCGCGAAAGCGTCCCATTCTCCACCGGTCTTACGAGATCGCCTTGGCCAGAAGAAATGCAGCCGTGGCGGCAATTCCGCCAATGATCACCGTCTGCGCCGCGCTGCGAAAAGGATGCGTACCCGTAAAACGTCCCTTGATATAGCCGAACACTGCAAGGGCGACTAGCGTCACCATCACGGAAAAGTCGAATCCGGTGCGGCTGTTGGAGAACACCATGTAGGGCGCCAACGGAATAAAGCCTCCCGCCACATACGACCCTGCTATGGTCAGCGCGCTGTTCAGCGCCCGGCGCGGGTTGGGCTCTTCCAGACCCAGCTCGAAGCGCATCATAAAATCAATCCAGGCCTCGGGGCGTTTGCTAAGGGCTTCAACTACGGGCCGGCTCTCGTCAGCCGTCATCCCATAAGCCTGGAAGACCTCGCTCACCTCGGCCTTCTCTTCTTCCGGGATCTGCTCAACTTCTCGCTGCTCGCGTAAACGTTCTTGCTCGTAGTGCTCGGCGTCGCTATGCGCAGCCAGGTAGCCGCCTAATCCCATGGCGATGGAACCCGCCGCAATTTCGGCCAGACCTCCGATCACCACCACGTGGGTAGAATTCACCGCCCCCGCCAGACCTGCCGCGAGCGCGAAGGGAACCGTCAGCCCGTCGGACATGCCGATCACCACATCGCGGACCACTGCACCAGCGGTGAAGTGTTTTTCAACGTGGGTTGCGTGCAGCATCGTTCAGTTCCTCCGGGTGTAATTCCAGATATGCTAGCGCCAATTTCACGGGCTCCCGCTCACCGCGGTAGGTGAGCTGTTGCGCGGCCTCGTCCAAGGGCAGCCAGAATGCGCGCTTCACTTCGTGCCGCATGTTCTCAGGAATGTTTCCAATGCGACCTGATCGGTAGAGCAGCAGATAAAAGCTGACGATCTTGAACACGCGTTGCTTATCGCTCCAGGTGCGGACGTAAACATATCGGATATCGGTAAGTTTGGCGACCAGTGTGGCTTCGACCCCGGTCTCCTCCCGCACCTCGCGTACAGCAGTTTGCTCAGGGGTTTCGCCGGGATCCACCAAGCCTTTGGGGAGGGCCAAGACGGCCTTTTTCGACTGGGAGTGCGACTTTTTGTCATCATCCTCGCGGCGGGGCTCAATAACTGCTATCCACCACTGACCCTTGGTGCGGCGCACCACCACCCCGCCCGCAGAGATTTCCCGAGGCATGCTCCTAAGTTATCAGGAACAAGGCAGTTAGTCACCGCAACCCTAACCTGGGTGCGGGGTTTGAAAGACCTAGCGGTACATATTCAGGTGCATCACAGCTGATCAGAGTGGCATCTCATTTGCTGGTATGTAGTTTGTAGGTTTCGGCTGAGCTGGGTTGTTGTGGGGGTCTGAACTTGGGTCCATTTAATAAGCTGCGGCGTTCGGTTGAAGCTTTCACCCGCGAATTGACGCGGGCTTCGTCGAGAACCTCGCCGGTCGCTGAAGCCGGTCACCCCCGAATCGGACTGGCGCTGGGCGGAGGATTCGCCCGCGGCCTGGCGCATATCGGAGTCCTGAAAGTCTTCGAAGAAGAAAAAATCCCTATCAGTTTTATCGCAGGAACGAGTGTGGGTGCAGTGATCGGTGCCGCCTACTGTAGCGGCGTTTCCGCTAAAGAACTGGAGGAAGTGGCGGGATTGGTGCGCTTCCGCGATTTCGCCCGCTGGACCATTTCCCGCTGCGGCTTTGCCAGCAACGAAAAAATGGTCGGATTCTTGAAGCGCGTTCTGAAAGTGAAAACTTTCGAGGAGCTGCAGGTGCCACTCGCCGTCACCGCGACCGACTTCCTCACCGGGGACGGAGTGGTTTTCCGTTCCGGGCCGCTGGTAGAGCCAGTGCGCGCTAGTTGCGCTTATCCCGGTATGTTCCTTCCGGTACAAATCAACGGCCGGCTGCTGGTGGATGGCATGCTTGCGCATAGCGTCCCGTGCATGCCGGTGCGCGAAATGGGGGCCAACAAGGTGGTCGCCGTTTACTTGCGCGCCCATTGGTGTTCACCCTCCGGTCCGCGCCACATTTTCGAAGTGATCGGGCAGTGTTTCTCGATCGCGCAGTCCAGGATGAACAGTGTGTGGCAAGCGGCGGCCGATCTGGTAGTTGAGCCGAATGTGGCGCCGTTTGCCTACGATGCCTTTCAGCGCGCGCCGGAGTTGATCCGTGCTGGTGAGCTGGCCGCTCGCGAGTCGCTGCCTAAAGTCCGCGCCTGGCTGGAAAGCAATGCCCAGGAGCCACTCTCCGAGCGCCTGGTGCCGGGTCCGGCCTCGACTACTCAAGCATCTCCGCTGGGCGCCAACTGAAACCCGGCGTGCTCTTCCGTTGACCGCTCCAGTACCGCCAGTTACACTAGCCACCTATCAAGGGATTCCAAAGGATCAGAGAATTGAAAACCTATCGTTCACGCCGGGACCTTCTCTCCAAGATTGATCAAGTGCTTTCCAGCAATGTTCCAACCCGACGCCGTTCTCCCTTGCAACAAGTAGTCGAGGTGTTGCACGAAGGCCGTCATTATTTCTGGATTGGCATTTATTTTTTGGTGGGGAATCAGGTGGTGCGGCAGGTATTCCGCGGTCCGATGCCGCCCTGTCACAGCTTTGCGTTGGGGGTAGGCAATGTCGGCACAACCGGCCGCAACGGCGTGATGAAAGTCGTGCCGGACGTGTCCCAAGACCCGACCTACAGCATGTGTTTCTTCGATACCAAGTCTGAAATTGTGGTTCCCATCAAGCTAGTCCAGCGGATTTTCGGCGTGATTGACGTGGAAAGCGATCGGCTGAATGCTTTTCCCCCTGGAGAGCGTGTGCTCCTGAAGCAAGTAGCCGAGCGGCTGGCCAGATTTCTAGCGGTGCGTGGCAAATATCTGCTGCGCCGGGCACGCGAGCAGGCAGAGGAGAAAACCGCCGATGCTGTTCAACGCGGGCATCAGCCTGCATCGGAGAAAATTATGGAAGCCAGACGTGCCGCCGCAGGCGAAAGGTCCCGCCGCTAGCCCCGCTTTTAGCAGACTTCAGCTCTCACGACTTAATCCTATTGTCCTCCCGCGGTGGCTCCAGCGGACTGCTGTTTCAGCCACGAAGCCAGATTCTCCTGCTGTTGCTGGCGCAGAACAATGCAGTTGTTGATGGATTCCACGGTCTGCTTCAATGCCCGCTCAGCCGAAGGAATCGGGTGCTGGGTAAAGAATTCCTGGACTTGATCTCTGGCTCCGGCGTCACAGAAATGGGAAGCCATATAAACGATCGAGCCGGTGCTGTAGTTACTGAGTTTGGCTTCGACCTGCGGCCAATGCTCGCGGATGAAATTCCACGCCTGATTGCGCGCCGCCGGATTACGCATCAGCCTTCCTAAAAGGAATGGCGCATCCTGAGAGCGCACCTGGTCAGACACCGCGTACTCCAGACTGCGCTGAATCAAGGCCGGGTCCTCGAAATATCCGAGTGTCCGCAGCATGCGTGTGTAATCTTCCGGTGATTGGGGTTTGTGGGTGCGCTCCAAAATTCTGTCGTAGAGCGCAGCGTCACCGTTGTGCGCAGCAATAGTGAGCGCAGGGTAAATAAGCGTGTTGTCCACGGTCTCGCCCCGCAAGCTCTTTTGCACAAGCTCACGTGCAATGGGGATTAGCTTTGGGTCCCGCCCCACGTCGCCCACCAGCGCAAAAAGATCGGCGCGGCGTGCTCGCGCTTCTTCGCTGTCGTTGGCTCCCGGTGTCCAGCCTAATTTTTCGCCGACTGGACCGAAAGTATTGCGTACCCAGGCCTCATACTGCGCTCGATCGCTATCGGTAGCCAGATAAAGATGTATATGGCGCAGTGGGTCCATAAGATTGTCAATCACCGCGCGACTCGGGTCATTCTTCAGGCCTTCGGCCAGCGCCAGAAAATCCCCTACCTTGAGGCCACCGACCTGGGTTTGCGCCCAAATGTCTCCTACGAGCTGAATGCGCTCCACCGGCGAAAGAATTTGTTCGGCGCTAACTGCGAGTTGGTGCAGGTTCTCGGCGTCGTAACTTGAGCGGTAATAACCTCGGGCTCCGGCATTCGCATAAACCGGGCCGCAGCCGGAGAGTTCGATTTCCTGCGATTTCTTGGTCAGCAACTCGCATTTTTCGCCGGCTCCCGCTTTGAGACAGACGGGAATCTGCCACTGCTCCGGACTCCCATTGTTGAAGAGTTCACGATTTTCGAAGTATCGTTTTTGAGAAAGTACGACCTTCTTTGCGCCATTCCGGCAAGAGGACGTCGCTGAAACCACCGGGACACCGGGCTGGACCACAAAGGTGGCCATGATCTTGTCAATAGGCTTGTGCGAGACCTGCGCAATTGAGGTCCAGAAGTCCTCCGAAGTGGCATTGTCATAAGAATATTTAGAGAGATAGGCGTTCACGCCCTTGCGGAATATCTCCGGGCCCACATAGCCCTCGATCATCCGCAGGGTGGCTGCCGCCTTGTTGTATGAAATCGCGTCGAACAGTTCCTGGATTTCAGCGGGCGTCTCGGCGTGCTGGCGGATCGGATGGGTCGAATTCAAGGCGTCGGTTTCCATAGCACCCGCCGCTGATTGGACTTCGTCCTCTTGCAGGTTCCATTCCGGTTTGTAGGCTTCGATAGGCTTAAATGACATCCAGGTTGCGAAGCCTTCGTTCAGCCAAATGTCGTCCCACCACTTCATGGTGACCAAATCACCGAACCACTGGTGGGCCATTTCATGGGCCGCCACCTGTGCGACCTCTTTCTTGACGAGATAAGAGGAACTCTTTGGATCCACGAATAGGATGGCGTCCCGCGCGACAATGCAGGCAGTGTTTTCCATCGCGCCGGCTGCGTAATCTGGCAGGCCGATGAAATCCAGCTTGGCATAAGGGTACTTAACGCCAAAGTACCGATTGTAGAAATGCATGGTGTACTCGGCTGCCTTCAAGGCAAACTGTCCCATCCCTTTTCGTTCGGGCGTACCGCACACGCGAATGGGAATGCCGTCCGCTTGGCCCGACTCACACTCAAAGTCACCTACCAGCAGAGCGACCAGATACGAAGACATCTTGGGCGTCGTAGAAAATTTAACGGTGTGCTTTTCGGCGCTCGGGCCGGGAGTGTCCGAAACCACCTTGCCGTTGGAAATCGCGATGTCGCCCTTATCAATTACAGCACTCACGTCGAAAGTCGCCTTCATGTCCGGTTGGTCAAAGCTGGGAAAGGCGCGGCGGGCGTCGGTGTTCTCGAACTGAGTCGCGGCGTATTTGCGCTTCTCAGTTTTGCTGAGATAAAAGCCGCGCATCTGGTTGTTGAGAATGCCGGTATATCGGATATGAATGCTGGCCTCGCCCGGGGAAAGCGGCTTCTCAACCGTCAGGACAGCGGACTCCAACTTGGGATCGGGGGTCACCTTGGCCGTCTGGGTTGACCCCGCTTGGGTGATAGTAGCGTCACCGTAGGTAATCTCAGCGGAATTCAAGGTGATGCTCGAAGTAGGCTTGAGCACCCGGATGCGCAGGGTTTCTTCGCCCCTGAAGTTGTCCTTCTGAAAATCGGGAGCCAGCGTTATCTGATAATGCTGGGGGAGCGCAATATCCGCTGGCAGGCGCTGTCCGCTGGCGTCAAGGGCCAGCAACATGAGGGCAAAGAAGAAAGACATTTTTCTCATATAATCTCCGACGCGAAAAAATAGAAAACGTGAGCAAGTCTCAGGTTGGATACGCAAATGCCTGGGAATTGGTTTCATCAACTCACCGGGAGCTGGCAGACCACGATATTTTTGCCAAAGGAATGCACCGCCGGGCACCCAAGCTCTTTAAGTTTTGGCCACAGTAATGGCTGGGTATCAACGTTCCAGCCCGTCTGAAATATCCAGATGCTTGACCCGGGTTTCAGTCCATAAGCCGCTGTCGCATGCTGAATAGCAGCGCTTAAGTTTTCGGGCGTAAACATCCACATGCGGGGACCAGTGGCCGAGACGCGGTACCTACCACAACCGAAGTCGGCAAATGGCCTTGCAGACATACTAAATTCAGCAACGCTCCCGCGGCAAAAGTAGTAGCGAAAAGGAAAGCTGGTTTGGTTATCCAGAATAACTACTGCACCGGGCGCAGCGGATTCTCCTAGAAACTTCACCGCCCCAGCCATAAAACTTTGTTTCTGGTTGGGCGGTTTGAAAGACGCTCCCAGCGGCACGGGTGCCAGGTAACACACCGCCATAGCGGACGCGGCAAGCAAAGGTTTTTTCCAATTGCTCGACGCAGGCCAGCGTGCCAGCCCCAGGCTTGCACCTGCGATTACAAACGCCGCAAGAAATACGCTGTGGCGCGTGCCGTCAAAAGGGTAGGTGCGAAACAGCTGCGCCGTCCAACTAACGAGGAAGGGAAATGCCAGCAGGAAGGCGAGATGCCTGGGATTGGGCCGCGAGTGCTCAGGCACTGTTTGCTGGCGCAATAGACCTATCAGGCCCAGCACATAGAGCAGGAGCATCAGCCCCCCAATCACCGGCTGGCTGAACAAATAATGAAATAGGCGGAAGGTTTCCCTTAGCAGGACGTTTAGCGCATTTTGTCCGCTCCCTTGGAAGAATCCCGTGACTTCCGCGATGCGTTTCAGCCGCAGCAAGTGACTTCTGTAGAGAAAAGCAAAAACCGCCGCGGCCACGGCCTGCCCAATGACCCACGGTGCAATAACTCTCACAGTGGCACGAGAGTCGTAGAGCCGAATTATGGCGTAGGCCCCTACAACACAAGCAAACAGTAGGGCAGAGTAATGAGTGAGGATTGCGAAGCACAGCGAGAGCGAAAAGACCAACATCATGCCGGCCGAACTTTCCTGAACCGCTCGCTCCAGGGCGTAAAAGGAAAGAGCGATAAAAAACAGCAAGAGCGCGTACTGCCTGATCTCCGCACTCAAAGAAATGAGGGCGGGAGAAAAGGAGAAGAATATGAGCCCGACGAGCGCAGCCGTACGGTTGGTGATTCTGCCCAGCCATTTGAATCCTATCCAGCAAAAGAGCGTGCCCGCCAGTACTGACGGCAAGCGAAGCACAAGCTCCGAGTTGCCAAGGAAGCGCCAGTAGTAGAGCAGCGCTGCAAATAGCGGCGGATGAGCGGTAGTCAGATTCGCCTGATAAACCGACGCCAGAGATGCTTGGTTCGAGAGAAAATAGATCTGCGCCTCATCCGGGTTCAAATAGGTAGTCGCCGCCAGATAAAGGCGCGCGAAGAATCCTATCGCTACCATGCCGAGGGCCACGCCTGTGAAGTGAGAACGCGAACTCGCAGAGGGATAACTCTGCGGAACCCGCGTCATTTCAGCGATGGAACGCGAATTCTCCCTGCTTGATTGGAGACCATTCATGAGTAAGGCGCGGGAAGATTTTTCCTGCGCCGGAATTCCCGCATTTCCGCCTGCTGGTGGGTGCGGATTCGCAAGTCCGACCGCGGCTTCGCGGTGCATAGCAACACAAAACCAGACTGGCGGTCCTCTGGAAAATAACTGACGGAGTCAGACTGGTCCACCTCGCCCCCGTCCTCCAGGCGGCCGGCACAGGTCAGGCATCGCCCCTGGTGGCAGAGGGCAGGCAACTTGATACCTACGGCGTTCGCCGCATCCCAGATGTGCTCTTCGGACCCAACCGTGATGGTGCGCTCGCCCTCCGGCGTGATGAGCGTTACCTTGAAGAATGACTCGGTCGGCGATTCAGCTCCCACCCATCAATTGTAACGGCAGGCGAAGTCCTGCCTGGTCACGGGGACCAGGCAGGCACAGAGTCGACTAGGAACCGATGTAGAAGGGCCGGTTCTTGCTGTAAGGCGCGTCGCCAGGTTCGCCACGACGGAAATGCCCTGAAGGAATGCTCTTCTTGTCGCGTTCCCACGCGAGCAGTTCGATAAACCAGGCTTCGTGCTCGACTTCTTCGTTAAGAATGCGAGAAGCCATGTCGTAGGTCCGCGGGTCCTTGCCAAAGGTTACATCGCACACGGCCTGCCAGCTGCGGATGGCGCAACGTTCCGACTCCAGCAGCAGAGTCAAAATATTGGTGGCCGTTGGGGGATCGGGTAACTTGGCTGCGGCACAGCCAGCCTGATTGTGAAAAGCCGGCAGGTCGTTCGGCAGTTCTCCACCGAGCTCATAGATACGGGGAACGATTAACTCCCAGTGGGCCCGGTCTTCCAGACGCGCGTCCTCGCAGATTTCCTTGTAATCTTCGTGTCCGGCCAAATGCATTCTGAGAATGGTGTAGTAGTAATACGTGCTGGCGAACTCAGCCGCCGCGTTGGCGACAAGCATTTTGATAAGTTTCTCCACGTCAACACCACGCGCGCGAATTACCTCCACACCTACGCGCTGCGTGACATCGCCCGCTTTCACAACATTGTCTTGCTTAGCTGGCATGTTTCCTCCTGCTGGGAGTGTAGCGCGCAGGCCTGACATCGGTCTAAGATATGGATTCTATACATGCGATAGTTTTTGCCTCTAGGCGAAGGGTCTGGGATGCAAGTTCATCAGCTTCGATATTTTTGTGCGGTGGCGCGCAGCGGAAACTTTACTCGCGCTGCGGAACAGGAGCACATCGCTCAGCCTTCGCTCTCCGCGCAGATTTTGAAACTGGAAGACGAACTTGGGGCCCGACTGTTCGATCGCCTCGGCCGTACCGCGCGCCTGACCCATTTTGGACGGACTTTCTTGCCGCGGGCAGAAGCCATCTTGCGGCAGCTGGGAGCGGCCAAGCTCGAAATCCAGGAGATGGCAGGCGGCGACAATGGTCGCGTGGTGATTGGAGCTATCCCTACAATCGCTCCGTATTTTCTTCCCGGCCCGCTTACCAGTTTCGCCATCAAATACCCGCACATAAAGGTAAGCATTGTAGAAGAGATCACCTCGGTGCTGCTGCAGGGGCTTCACGAGGCGCGGCTTGATCTCGCGCTGGCTGCGCTCCCGGTGAGCGGAGAAGGGCTAATTTGCGAAGAATTGTTGCGGGAGCGGCTCTACGTTGTGCTGCCGGCCAGGCACCATTTAGCATCACAGAAGCAGATTTCACTGAAACAGATCGAAGAAGAGAATTTTCTTCTGCTCAAAGAGGGCCACTGCTTCCGGGATAATGCGATCGCCGCTTGCCGGCGTGCGCGCCTGCAGCCCAATGTGGTTTTTGAAAGTGGACAGTTCGCTACCATTGTTGCCATGGTTGCGGCCGGCATGGGAGTTTCGCTGGTGCCGACTATGGCGGTTGAACCGCGAAAGGGGTGTAGATTCGTGCCCCTGGCTGATGAAGCCAGTCATCGCAGGGTCGGAATCGTGCAACTCAAGCAGCATTTCCCGACGCGCGCACATCGCGCCCTGGTTGAGCACCTGCGCGAGAATGTGCGGCAGGAAAAGCAATTTGTGGCGGCGAGCTGACCAAGGGCGGTAAATCGCCAGCGACAGTTCTAAACACACGGAGTGGCAATGGCACTGAAAGTAGGGGACACCGCACCGGACTTTGAGCTTCCCGCCCTGATCGGCGGTGTCAAAAAGAAGTTGCGGCTGCGCGATTATCTGGGAAAGAAGAACGTGGTGCTTGCGTTCCATCCGCTGAATTGGACGCCGGTGTGCACTACGCAATTTGCGGAGTACAACACGGCACTGTCGAAGTTAAGCGAGTACGACGCCCAAATCGTAGGCATCAGCGTGGATTCCATCTACAGCGATGGCGCCTGGGAAAAAGAGATTGGGCCCCTTGACTATCCACTCGTCAGCGATTACTACCCGCATGGCGAGGTCGCGATGAAATATGGAGTCTTCCGCGACCGTGAACCGTTCTCTGGCGTCAGCGAGCGCGCCATATTTGTGATCGATAAAAAAGGTAAGGTAGCGTTCAGCAGGATTTATCCCATGGACCATCTTCCTGAGACCAAAGAAGTTCTGATGGCGCTGCAGCAACTCAATCAATGAGCGGCAAGTCAGTTAGTGTAAGCTTTTTAATTCTTTGAGAGCTGCGCACTGGCGCAGGAGCGTGCATGAGACTTTTGATTACCGGTGTGCTGATTCTCTTGGTTGCCATTCCTTCTTCCAGTGTTGGGCAAAATGCGAATCCGTCCGAGCCTCCAACCAAGAGTAGAACTGCCATTTCAGGAGCCATCACCGGGTTTCGCGATCCCGAGCAAGAGCAGAAATGGGAAAAGATTTTTCTCGCGGTGCCTGATCCCAAGCTCGCGGAGGCGCACTTACGCCGCCTGACCGCTGCGCCTCACATTGCCGGGTCACCAGAAGACAAGCAAACCGCGGAATATGTAGCGCAAAAATTCCGCGACGCCGGGCTAGACACTCAGATTGTGGAATACAAAGTCTGGCTCAACTATCCCAAGGAAATCAGTGTCGATTTGATCGCTCCTGCTGGCGCGAAGCTGCATGCTCCCAGCCGCGAGCATGTGGAAGGCGATCCCTACCAGGACGATCCGCGGGTGGTGACGCCAGTGAATGGTTATTCCCCGTCCGGAGACGTCGAGGCCGAAGTGGTATACGCAAACTACGGCAGCCCGGATGATTTTAAAAAGCTTGAAGAGTTGGGCATTGATGTGCACGGCAAAATTGTACTCACCCGTTATGGGCAGAACTTTCGCGGCGTTAAGGTGCTGGTTGCGCAACAACACGGTGCCGCGGGGGTGATCATCTATTCCGATCCCATTGACGATGGATATTTCAAAGGCGACGCTTATCCCCAAGGGCCTTGGCGGCCAGCCACCTCCGTACAGCGCGGATCAGTCGGCTTTATGTTCGAATTTCCCGGGGATGCTACGACGCCGGGCATCGCTGCACTGCCATCGCTGCCGGATTCCCAGCGCACTCCGCCGGAACGGTCGGCCGCACTGCCCAGGATTCCCTCAACCCCGCTTTCCTATGGCGATGCTGAGCCGATTCTCGCCAACCTGAGCGGGCCGCAAACGCCCCGCGATTGGCAAGGCGCATTGCCCTTCACCTACCACTTGGGCCCCGGTCCGGCGCGGATCAGGATGCACCTTAAGCAGGATTACCAGTACCGCACGATTTGGGACGTCATTGGCCGTGTTCCCGGCACCGAATTGCCGGCTGAGTGGGTGGTTGCGGGGAACCATCGCGACGCGTGGGTCTATGGCGCCGTTGACCCGAACAGCGGTACTACCGCCATGCTGGAGGCGGTACACGGATTGGGAGAACTATTGAAAAATGGGTGGAAGCCGAAGCGCACCCTTGTATTTGGCAGTTGGGACGCCGAAGAGCAGGGCCTGATCGGATCTACCGAATGGGGCGAACAACATGCTTCGGAGCTGCGCAACGCGGTTGCATACTTGAATGTGGACGTAGCGGTCTCCGGGCCGAAGTTCGGGGCTTCCGCGGTGCCCAGCCTGAAGCAGTTCATCCGTGACCTCACCAAAGCGGTACCCAGCCCGGCCGGAGGCAATGTTTACGATGTGTGGCGCACGACTGCGGAGAAGCCCGCCAAGGGTCCCCAGGTTTCACCCGACGTGACCGGCAGTTTAGGCCGCCAGCCCGTGGCCTCCGCCGGCACGGATGTACCTGTAGGCGACCTGGGAAGCGGTTCAGACTACACGGTGTTCCTGCAGCATCTAGGGGTTCCCTCGCTGGATATCGGTTCCACTGGGGATTACGGGGTATATCACTCAGTTTTCGACAATTTCCAATGGTTTACGAAGTTTGGGGACCCCAATTTCCTGTACGAGCAGGAAATGGCTCGGGTGTACGGTCTGGGAGCGCTGCGCCTGGCCAATGCTGATGTCCTGCCGTTTGACTACGAAACGTATGGCAAGGAGGTCGGTTCCTACATCGAGGCGGCCCGCAAAAAGGCTGATGAGAGGTTTGGCAATAAAACCCCCAGCTTTGCCACGGCCGCAGATGCCGCCAAACGGTTGGCAACTGCTGGCCTGGCAATGGCCAAGGCGCAGCAAAATCCCCATGTAGACCTGAAGCAGCTAAATGCCGCGTTGAGCCAGGCCGAACGGGGGCTGTTGTTGGCCAATGGTTTACCAAACCGTCCCTGGTACCGCCATGCGATCTACGCGCCCGGGGAATACACCGGCTATGCTGCGGTGGTCATTCCAGGGGTAAACGAGGCCATTGACGCGGGCGACCTGACGCGCGCCACGCAACAGATTTCCGCCCTTACCGACGCCCTGAACGCGGCCGCCAGGACCCTCGAGCAGTATCCCCAAAACAGCGGACCTGTCGGGAGAAATCCCAGGTAGGGGCACACCTTACAGCGATTTCAGCACAGGTCTGGGCAGCTTTAGGAGCTCTCTTTGCGTCTAAGCCAATGCTTGTTAAGTCCGCTTGGACATCGGAGAGGTTCGAGATGCCAGTTGCTCGCATTATCTCTTCCAGCTTCGAAGATGCGCTTAGATTATCCGAGGAACTTCGTCCCCTCTTTGACACCATAGAAATTGCGGCGCCTGGTCGCGCCGGCGACACGGTCGCGGATCTCGAAGTCACCGTCGAAAACTGCACGGTGGAACAGGCATTGGCAGAAATTGGAAAAATTTCCCAACACCAGGAAGTAAGCGTGTTCGTCGCTCCCGGGTCGATTGTCCCCGCCGAACTGGAGACCGCAGCACCGCTTGAGCCTGAGGAGCTCGCGCCCCTTTCCGTGGCGAGCGAGCTGAAAGTTGAGGCCACGCCCCAGCAGCCACTCCAGATGCTGGAGGAACCACCCCAGGCGTTTGTAGCAGACGCGGCGTTGCCATCCGAAAGCTTTGAGCCCGCG
The DNA window shown above is from Terriglobales bacterium and carries:
- a CDS encoding VIT1/CCC1 transporter family protein, with the protein product MLHATHVEKHFTAGAVVRDVVIGMSDGLTVPFALAAGLAGAVNSTHVVVIGGLAEIAAGSIAMGLGGYLAAHSDAEHYEQERLREQREVEQIPEEEKAEVSEVFQAYGMTADESRPVVEALSKRPEAWIDFMMRFELGLEEPNPRRALNSALTIAGSYVAGGFIPLAPYMVFSNSRTGFDFSVMVTLVALAVFGYIKGRFTGTHPFRSAAQTVIIGGIAATAAFLLAKAIS
- a CDS encoding NUDIX domain-containing protein → MPREISAGGVVVRRTKGQWWIAVIEPRREDDDKKSHSQSKKAVLALPKGLVDPGETPEQTAVREVREETGVEATLVAKLTDIRYVYVRTWSDKQRVFKIVSFYLLLYRSGRIGNIPENMRHEVKRAFWLPLDEAAQQLTYRGEREPVKLALAYLELHPEELNDAARNPR
- a CDS encoding patatin-like phospholipase family protein — protein: MGPFNKLRRSVEAFTRELTRASSRTSPVAEAGHPRIGLALGGGFARGLAHIGVLKVFEEEKIPISFIAGTSVGAVIGAAYCSGVSAKELEEVAGLVRFRDFARWTISRCGFASNEKMVGFLKRVLKVKTFEELQVPLAVTATDFLTGDGVVFRSGPLVEPVRASCAYPGMFLPVQINGRLLVDGMLAHSVPCMPVREMGANKVVAVYLRAHWCSPSGPRHIFEVIGQCFSIAQSRMNSVWQAAADLVVEPNVAPFAYDAFQRAPELIRAGELAARESLPKVRAWLESNAQEPLSERLVPGPASTTQASPLGAN
- a CDS encoding GAF domain-containing protein, whose translation is MKTYRSRRDLLSKIDQVLSSNVPTRRRSPLQQVVEVLHEGRHYFWIGIYFLVGNQVVRQVFRGPMPPCHSFALGVGNVGTTGRNGVMKVVPDVSQDPTYSMCFFDTKSEIVVPIKLVQRIFGVIDVESDRLNAFPPGERVLLKQVAERLARFLAVRGKYLLRRAREQAEEKTADAVQRGHQPASEKIMEARRAAAGERSRR
- a CDS encoding M1 family metallopeptidase: MRKMSFFFALMLLALDASGQRLPADIALPQHYQITLAPDFQKDNFRGEETLRIRVLKPTSSITLNSAEITYGDATITQAGSTQTAKVTPDPKLESAVLTVEKPLSPGEASIHIRYTGILNNQMRGFYLSKTEKRKYAATQFENTDARRAFPSFDQPDMKATFDVSAVIDKGDIAISNGKVVSDTPGPSAEKHTVKFSTTPKMSSYLVALLVGDFECESGQADGIPIRVCGTPERKGMGQFALKAAEYTMHFYNRYFGVKYPYAKLDFIGLPDYAAGAMENTACIVARDAILFVDPKSSSYLVKKEVAQVAAHEMAHQWFGDLVTMKWWDDIWLNEGFATWMSFKPIEAYKPEWNLQEDEVQSAAGAMETDALNSTHPIRQHAETPAEIQELFDAISYNKAAATLRMIEGYVGPEIFRKGVNAYLSKYSYDNATSEDFWTSIAQVSHKPIDKIMATFVVQPGVPVVSATSSCRNGAKKVVLSQKRYFENRELFNNGSPEQWQIPVCLKAGAGEKCELLTKKSQEIELSGCGPVYANAGARGYYRSSYDAENLHQLAVSAEQILSPVERIQLVGDIWAQTQVGGLKVGDFLALAEGLKNDPSRAVIDNLMDPLRHIHLYLATDSDRAQYEAWVRNTFGPVGEKLGWTPGANDSEEARARRADLFALVGDVGRDPKLIPIARELVQKSLRGETVDNTLIYPALTIAAHNGDAALYDRILERTHKPQSPEDYTRMLRTLGYFEDPALIQRSLEYAVSDQVRSQDAPFLLGRLMRNPAARNQAWNFIREHWPQVEAKLSNYSTGSIVYMASHFCDAGARDQVQEFFTQHPIPSAERALKQTVESINNCIVLRQQQQENLASWLKQQSAGATAGGQ
- a CDS encoding glycosyltransferase family 39 protein → MTRVPQSYPSASSRSHFTGVALGMVAIGFFARLYLAATTYLNPDEAQIYFLSNQASLASVYQANLTTAHPPLFAALLYYWRFLGNSELVLRLPSVLAGTLFCWIGFKWLGRITNRTAALVGLIFFSFSPALISLSAEIRQYALLLFFIALSFYALERAVQESSAGMMLVFSLSLCFAILTHYSALLFACVVGAYAIIRLYDSRATVRVIAPWVIGQAVAAAVFAFLYRSHLLRLKRIAEVTGFFQGSGQNALNVLLRETFRLFHYLFSQPVIGGLMLLLYVLGLIGLLRQQTVPEHSRPNPRHLAFLLAFPFLVSWTAQLFRTYPFDGTRHSVFLAAFVIAGASLGLARWPASSNWKKPLLAASAMAVCYLAPVPLGASFKPPNQKQSFMAGAVKFLGESAAPGAVVILDNQTSFPFRYYFCRGSVAEFSMSARPFADFGCGRYRVSATGPRMWMFTPENLSAAIQHATAAYGLKPGSSIWIFQTGWNVDTQPLLWPKLKELGCPAVHSFGKNIVVCQLPVS
- a CDS encoding 2Fe-2S iron-sulfur cluster-binding protein gives rise to the protein MGAESPTESFFKVTLITPEGERTITVGSEEHIWDAANAVGIKLPALCHQGRCLTCAGRLEDGGEVDQSDSVSYFPEDRQSGFVLLCTAKPRSDLRIRTHQQAEMREFRRRKNLPAPYS